GCCCATGACGGCCATTTCGCTCATCGACGGCTTTAGCCGGCCGATCACGTACCTCCGGATTTCAGTCACCGACAAATGCAATCTGCGCTGCATTTATTGTATGCCCGAGGGTGGGCTGCCGTGGCTGGGCCGAGAAGAGATCCTCACTTACGAAGAGATTGCCGGCATCGTCGCCGCGGCCGCTTCGGTGGGCGTGCGTTCGATTCGCCTCACCGGAGGCGAGCCGCTCGTGCGCCGTAACCTCAGCCGGCTCGTCGCGCAGATTAGTTCTACCGCCGGCATTGACGACGTCGCGCTCTCCACCAACGGTCTTCTTTTAGAGGCACAACTCGCGGAGCTCAGCGCGGCCGGACTGCGGCGGATCAATCTTTCGCTCGATACGCTTCGTGAGGACCGATTTGAAGCGATCGCGCGCCGGCCCGGGCTCGCTTGCGTCTTGCGCGCGATCGATGCGGCGATTGCCGCAGGTCTGACGCCGGTGAAAATCAATTGCGTCGTTATGCGCGGCCGAAACGACGACGAGCTCGTCGATTTCGCCGAGCTCACCCGCGAGCGTCCGATCTTCGTGCGCTTTATCGAGCTGATGCCGGTTGATGAGAACCTCGACTTGCAGCGCCAGGCGTATATTTCGTCGGACGAGATCCTCCAGCGAATCGCTGCTCGCGAAGGGCTCCTACCGGTTCGCGGGCCTTCGGGGAACGGTCCGGCGCGCTATTTTGCATTCCCCGGCGCCGCCGGCGCCGTGGGCGTGATCAGCCCGCTCTCGCATGACTACTGCGAGACGTG
This Candidatus Eremiobacterota bacterium DNA region includes the following protein-coding sequences:
- the moaA gene encoding GTP 3',8-cyclase MoaA, yielding MTAISLIDGFSRPITYLRISVTDKCNLRCIYCMPEGGLPWLGREEILTYEEIAGIVAAAASVGVRSIRLTGGEPLVRRNLSRLVAQISSTAGIDDVALSTNGLLLEAQLAELSAAGLRRINLSLDTLREDRFEAIARRPGLACVLRAIDAAIAAGLTPVKINCVVMRGRNDDELVDFAELTRERPIFVRFIELMPVDENLDLQRQAYISSDEILQRIAAREGLLPVRGPSGNGPARYFAFPGAAGAVGVISPLSHDYCETCNRVRLTADGRLRLCLFGDHALDLRTPLRAGATTAQIADLLRSAMLIKPERHHLRLGESSSRMRAFSEIGG